From the genome of Vespa crabro chromosome 24, iyVesCrab1.2, whole genome shotgun sequence, one region includes:
- the LOC124432156 gene encoding uncharacterized protein C7orf26 homolog: MAANDIKQTLRKLDFPYCAKEALARIEILCSRPGKQMDLQGDLMTEFIFGEIERRKKRNMTVAMQELQLIEVLSDFFQSPGGSPAVRNAVFLSLFPAESPRYKILGNLVSLAIATQNKAILNATGIWMQQLGSTSSQSVGLARHVLNDYFVLTPKSIDKLKQLPVLASHFTANLLTAIGEVYEDKDPPTELLKLIGEWIDENPSLLLTPLMDNPALPSGGIPMTPITPIAGLFRWCILSPLRFDITVNGEQEDRKKSYSKIQQLLMDSVLRLKSGGTNKHAISAQHLAATVRVLTTTLQTCTNINSALRDLAMERLAQAVSAAMSANCIYGNKQELLALLQPLSYQHFLIEWTLQTYTSKTA; the protein is encoded by the exons atgGCTGCGAATGACATTAAGCAAACTCTTAGAAAATTAGATTTTCCTTACTGTGCTAAAGAGGCATTAGCCAGAATCG aaatattatgcAGCAGACCCGGAAAACAAATGGATCTTCAAGGGGATCTAATGACAGAATTTATTTttggagaaatagaaagacgtAAGAAACGTAATATGACCGTTGCTATGCAGGAGTTGCAACTTATCGAAGTTTTAAGTGACTTTTTTCAAAGTCCGGGTGGTAGTCCAGCAGTACGAAATGCTGTTTTTCTGTCATTGTTTCCAGCAGAAAGTccaagatataaaattttaggCAATTTGGTATCTCTAGCAATTGCTACTCAAAATAAAGCAATCCTTAATGCAACTGGAATTTGGATGCAGCAATTGGGTTCCACTTCATCTCAAAGCGTAGGACTGGCAAGGCATGTACTCAATGACTATTTTGTCCTTACACCAAAATCTATTGACAAGCTAAAGCAGCTTCCTGTCCTTGCCTCCCATTTCACCGCAAACTTACTGACGGCAATAGGTGAAGTTTATGAAGATAAAGATCCGCCTACGGAATTGCTCAAATTAATAGGAGAATGGATAGATGAAAATCcaagtttattattaacacCTTTGATGGACAATCCTGCATTGCCAAGCGGTGGTATACCTATGACACCAATAACACCTATAGCTGGTCTTTTCAG atGGTGCATTTTAAGTCCATTACGCTTTGATATTACAGTCAATGGTGAACAGGAAGATCGGAAAAAGAGTTATTCCAAAATTCAGCAGTTACTTATGGACTCTGTATTGAGGTTGAAGAGCGGTGGGACTAACAAACATGCTATATCTGCACAACATTTAGCAGCTACTGTTCGAGTATTAACCACTACTTTACAGACttgtacaaatataaattctgCATTACGTGATTTAGCAATGGAGAGATTAGCTCAAGCTGTGAGTGCAGCAATGTCCGCAAATTGTATTTACGGTAATAAAC aAGAATTACTAGCACTGCTACAACCACTGTCAtatcaacattttttaattgaatggACTCTACAAACATATACTTCCAAAACTGCTTAA
- the LOC124432158 gene encoding ribosomal RNA-processing protein 7 homolog A yields MMTEIDKNNLKGFKSLWIHFNEKNLDRHQLFFKKHWIKKQEPDYPRGRTLFVLNVPPYATTDSLKNAFTRICGEVTSVVFTTLVGFRTAYIVFNNESSLEKALKLSNDYVICLNTEEETYLTGLAKWCNEYNDSIRSEDDIKKEINKYMSTYDQQIADRIAKQKAEKDMEEDGWVTITSRKKRGQFAPSRKESTINKIQNKEEQKNQKKQLLNFYTFQIRESKKQHLAELRKKFELDKKRLQELKKKRTFKPF; encoded by the exons ATGATGACTGAAATTGACAAAAATAACCTCAAGGGTTTCAAAt CATTATGGATTCATTTCAATGAAAAGAATTTAGATAGACATCAATTGTTTTTCAAAAAGCATTggataaaaaaacaagaaccCGATTATCCAAGAGGTAGaactttatttgttttaaatgTACCACCTTATGCTACGACAGACTCATTAAAGAATGCATTTACAAGAATTTGCGGTGAAGTAACATCCGTTGTATTTACAACACTAGTTGGATTTAGAACAGCTTATATagtatttaataatgaatCTAGTTTAgaaaaagcattgaaattatcAAACGATTATGTGATATGTTTAAACacagaagaagaaacataTTTAACAGGTTTAGCAA aaTGGTGTAATGAATACAATGATTCTATACGATCAGAAGatgacataaaaaaagaaataaataaatatatgtctaCGTATGATCAGCAAATTGCAGATCGTATTGCAAAACAGAAAGCTGAAAAAGATATGGAAGAAGATGGATGGGTGACAATTACAAGCAGGAAGAAAAGAGGTCAATTTGCACCTAGTAGAAAGGAATCTACTATAAACAAGatacaaaataaagaagaacaaaagaatCAGAAGAAACAATTgcttaatttttatacatttcaaATTCGTGAATCGAAAAAACaac ATTTGGCAgaattacgaaagaaatttgaatTAGACAAGAAAAGATTACAGGAacttaaaaagaaacgaacttTTAAGCCattttga
- the LOC124432157 gene encoding syntaxin-12, with translation MDIGFSSYHNGGPAREQDFSRLSQTIGTSILKISQNVSSMQKMVNQLGSSTDSQELRNKLHQIQHYTQQLAKDTSGHLRDLANNSGSTSPGEQRQRKMQRERLQDEFTTALNSFQAVQRLAATKEKEMVRKAKANAGIAPFGEKKQETLIELQDSRTQKQIQQQQLKEEQNLRMLEEQEASIRQLESNISDINQIFKDLGALVYDQGEVIDSIEASVERTEVSVNEASSHVRQASVYQTKLRKKKCILVLIGVIVLSILIGIIVWRSS, from the exons ATGGATATTGGATTTTCCTCTTATCATAACGGTGGACCTGCAAGAGAACAAGACTTTAGCAGGTTGTCTCAGACTATAGGTACCTCTATATTGAAGATATCACAAAATG TATCTTCAATGCAAAAAATGGTTAATCAATTGGGTAGTTCTACAGATTCCCAAGAACTTAGAAACAAATt gCATCAGATACAACATTATACACAACAACTTGCGAAAGATACTAGTGGTCATTTACGTGATTTAGCTAATAACTCTGGCTCTACCAGCCCGGGAGAACAAAGGCAACGTAAAATGCAACGTGAGCGACTTCAGGATGAATTTACCACAGCATTAAATTCTTTCCAG GCTGTGCAAAGACTTGCTgccacaaaagaaaaagaaatggtcaGAAAAGCTAAAGCTAATGCAGGTATTGCTCCatttggagaaaaaaaacaagaaacttTAATCGAATTGCAAGACAGCAGAACACAAAAACAAATACAGCAGCAACAattgaaagaagaacaaaatttaCGAATGTTAGAAGAACAAGAAGCAAGTATAAGACAATTAGAg AGTAATATCAGcgatattaatcaaatttttaaagatcttGGTGCTCTAGTATATGATCAAGGAGAAGTTATTGATTCTATAGAAGCTTCAGTGGAAAGAACAGAAGTATCAGTCAATGAAGCATCTTCGCATGTAAGGCAAGCTAGTGTTTATCAAACTAAGTTGcgtaagaaaaaatgtattcttGTTTTAATTGGAGTAATTGTATTGTCTATTTTGATTGGAATTATAGTTTGGCGAAGttcttaa
- the LOC124432220 gene encoding uncharacterized protein CG1161, whose product MWKYTLIPVTIILVCLSKCEAQYDDKRCKCICPSLSSVINTTQPSLDRLIFIINVPPSQCKCEDVVLPKLGDQIKTKEEIFCPRCDCKYENRNTTIIKIVVIIVIWVISLLVIYMLFLICLDPLLNKRIHKNTTNIGYHEHNNEEDDASVAPGSSHPMGERGNVLNRVGHQQDKWKRQVREQRRNIYDRHTMLN is encoded by the exons ATGTGGAAATACACTTTAATTCCAGTTACGATTATTTTAGTGTGTCTGTCAAAATGTGAG GCACAGTATGATGATAAAAGATGCAAATGTATTTGCCCAAGTCTTTCTTCTGTGATAAATACCACACAACCTTCATTAGaccgattaatttttatcattaatgtcCCACCATCACAATG TAAATGTGAAGATGTTGTTTTACCAAAATTAGGAGATCAAATAAAGACtaaggaagaaattttttgtCCTAGATGCGACTGCaaatatgaaaatagaaatacaactattattaaa attgttgttataattgttatttggGTTATATCATTGTTAgtaatttatatgttattcTTAATTTGCTTGGATCCATTATTGAATAAaagaattcataaaaatacaaCTAATATTGGCTATCATGAACATAATAATGAAGAG gaTGATGCATCAGTAGCACCTGGATCTTCTCATCCGATGGGAGAAAGGGGAAATGTTCTAAATCGTGTAGGGCATCAACAAGATAAATGGAAGAGACAAGTTCGAGAACAGCGACGTAATATTTATGACCGACATACTATGCTTAATTGA
- the LOC124432219 gene encoding ADP,ATP carrier protein-like, with protein sequence MEAYKSFLLDFLAGGISAAVAKTSVAPIERVKLILQVQHTSKQIPADKRYKGMLDVFIRVPKETGILSLWRGNLANVIRYFPTQALNFAFKDKYKALFLGGVPKEAFWRTFLGNLASGGAAGATSLLFVYPLDFARTRLAADVGKGAQREFTGMKDCLLKIFKSDGLFGLYRGFSVSVQGIIMYRAAYFGLYDTAQIFFKDPKATPIYVNFMIAETVTALSGLLSYPLDTVRRRMMMQSGLSKEEVMYKNTLDCWKKILINEGPSAFFKGAFSNILRGTGAALVLTMYAPIKNKISNIIFKDST encoded by the exons ATGGAAgcatataaatcttttttactAGATTTTTTGGCAGGTGGTATATCTGCAGCAGTTGCAAAAACTTCAGTAGCACCTATAGAACGTGTGAAATTAATACTTCAAGTGCAACATACATCAAAACAAATACCAGCTGATAAACGATATAAAg gAATGCTAGATGTGTTTATACGTGTACCAAAAGAAACTGGTATTCTTAGTTTGTGGAGAGGTAATCTAGCAAATGTTATACGATATTTTCCAACTCAAGCTTTAAATTTTGCCTTTAAAGACAAATATAAAGCTTTATTTCTCGGAGGTGTTCCAAAAGAAGCATTTTGGAGAACTTTTCTGGGAAATTTAGCTTCTGGTGGTGCTGCTGGTGCAAcatcattgttatttgtaTATCCACTTGATTTTGCTCGTACtag ATTAGCTGCAGATGTTGGGAAAGGTGCTCAAAGAGAATTTACTGGAATGAAagattgtttattaaaaatttttaaatcggATGGCTTGTTTGGTTTATATAGAGGATTCAGTGTGAGTGTCCAAGGAATTATTATGTATCGTGCAGCGTATTTTGGACTTTATGATACAgctcaaattttttttaaagatccaAAAGCTACTCCAATATATGTTAACTTCATGATTGCTGAA ACTGTAACAGCTTTGTCAGGACTTTTATCATACCCTTTAGATACAGTCAGAAGAAGAATGATGATGCAATCAGGACTCAGTAAAGAAGAAGTGATGTATAAGAATACTTTGGATTGttggaagaaaatattaattaatgaaggACCATCAGCTTTCTTCAAGGGAgcattttcaaatattcttcGAGGGACAGGTGCTGCTCTTGTTTTAACAATGTATGCtcctattaaaaataaaatttcaaatataatatttaaagattCAACATAg
- the LOC124432218 gene encoding flotillin-1 isoform X2: protein MSYGFVTCGPNEALVVSGCCYSKPLLVPGGRVFVWPLVQQVQKISLNTMTLQVESPTVYTSQGVPISVTGIAQVKIQGQNEEMLSTACEQFLGKTEEEIHNIALVTLEGHQRAIMGSMTVEEIYKDRKKFSKEVFEVASSDLVNMGITVVSYTLKDIRDEEGYLKALGMARTAEVKRDARIGEAEARRDAQIREAIAEEQRMAARFLNDTEIAKAQRDFELKKAAYDVEVQTKKAEAEMAFELQAAKTKQRIMEEQMQVKVVERGQEIAVQEQEMLRRERELDATVRRPADAEKYRLEKMAEANKLRLMMEAEAEAEAIKIRGEAEAFAIEAKAKAEAEQMAKKAAAWNEYKSAAMIDMMLDTLPKVAAEVAAPLSQTKKITMVSNASETIGVEKLTLEIFNIISQLPTLVKDITSVDITKSIHAA from the exons ATGAGTTATGGATTTGTTACTTGTGGACCAAATGAAGCTTTAGTTGTTTCAG GATGCTGCTACAGCAAACCACTTTTAGTTCCCGGTGGCAGGGTATTTGTATGGCCTCTTGTGCAGCAAGTTCAAAA aaTATCTTTAAATACAATGACTTTACAAGTTGAAAGTCCTACCGTCTATACGTCACAAGGTGTACCAATATCTGTCACAGGAATTGCAcag gTAAAAATACAAGGACAAAATGAAGAAATGTTATCTACCGCATGTGAACAATTTCTTGGTAAAACTGAAGAAGAAATTCATAATATAGCATTAGTTACTTTAGAAGGTCATCAACGTGCAATAATGGGCAGTATGACTGTAGAA gaAATTTATAAggatcgaaaaaaatttagTAAAGAAGTATTCGAAGTTGCAAGCAGTGATCTAGTTAACATGGGCATTACAGTTGTATCATATACATTAAAGGATATTCGAGATGAAGAA ggATACTTAAAGGCTCTTGGTATGGCAAGAACAGCAGAAGTAAAACGAGATGCGAGAATTGGTGAAGCAGAAGCTCGCAGAGATGCGCAAATCAGAGAAGCAATTGCTGAGGAACAGCGTATGGCTGCTCGTTTTTTAAATGACACAGAAATTGCTAAGGCACAACGAGATTTTGAACTGAAAAAAGCTGCATATGATGTTGAAGTACAAACAAAG AAAGCTGAAGCTGAAATGGCATTTGAATTGCAAGCAgctaaaacaaaacaaagaattATGGAAGAACAAATGCAAGTGAAAGTAGTAGAACGTGGACAAGAAATAGCAGTACAGGAACAGGAAATGTTGAGACGTGAAAGGGAATTAGATGCTACTGTAAGACGTCCAGCTGATGCTGAAAAATACag ATTGGAAAAAATGGCAGAAGCAAACAAATTGCGTCTTATGATGGAAGCTGAAGCAGAGGCGGAAGCCATTAAAATTCGTGGAGAAGCAGAAGCTTTTGCTATTGAGGCAAAGGCTAAAGCAGAGGCAGAACAAATGGCAAAGAAGGCTGCAGCATGGAATGAATATAAGAGTGCAGCTATGATAGACATGATGTTGGACACACTTCCAAAA GTTGCTGCTGAAGTAGCTGCTCCTCTTTCCCAAACAAAGAAGATAACGATGGTATCTAATGCTAGTGAAACGATTGGTGTAGAAAAATTAacattggaaatatttaacatCATTTCACAACTTCCCACTCTTGTCAAGGATATAACAAGTGTTGATATTACAAAG tcAATACACGCAGCATAA
- the LOC124432218 gene encoding flotillin-1 isoform X1: MSYGFVTCGPNEALVVSGCCYSKPLLVPGGRVFVWPLVQQVQKISLNTMTLQVESPTVYTSQGVPISVTGIAQVKIQGQNEEMLSTACEQFLGKTEEEIHNIALVTLEGHQRAIMGSMTVEEIYKDRKKFSKEVFEVASSDLVNMGITVVSYTLKDIRDEEGAKGYLKALGMARTAEVKRDARIGEAEARRDAQIREAIAEEQRMAARFLNDTEIAKAQRDFELKKAAYDVEVQTKKAEAEMAFELQAAKTKQRIMEEQMQVKVVERGQEIAVQEQEMLRRERELDATVRRPADAEKYRLEKMAEANKLRLMMEAEAEAEAIKIRGEAEAFAIEAKAKAEAEQMAKKAAAWNEYKSAAMIDMMLDTLPKVAAEVAAPLSQTKKITMVSNASETIGVEKLTLEIFNIISQLPTLVKDITSVDITKSIHAA; the protein is encoded by the exons ATGAGTTATGGATTTGTTACTTGTGGACCAAATGAAGCTTTAGTTGTTTCAG GATGCTGCTACAGCAAACCACTTTTAGTTCCCGGTGGCAGGGTATTTGTATGGCCTCTTGTGCAGCAAGTTCAAAA aaTATCTTTAAATACAATGACTTTACAAGTTGAAAGTCCTACCGTCTATACGTCACAAGGTGTACCAATATCTGTCACAGGAATTGCAcag gTAAAAATACAAGGACAAAATGAAGAAATGTTATCTACCGCATGTGAACAATTTCTTGGTAAAACTGAAGAAGAAATTCATAATATAGCATTAGTTACTTTAGAAGGTCATCAACGTGCAATAATGGGCAGTATGACTGTAGAA gaAATTTATAAggatcgaaaaaaatttagTAAAGAAGTATTCGAAGTTGCAAGCAGTGATCTAGTTAACATGGGCATTACAGTTGTATCATATACATTAAAGGATATTCGAGATGAAGAA GGGGCAAAG ggATACTTAAAGGCTCTTGGTATGGCAAGAACAGCAGAAGTAAAACGAGATGCGAGAATTGGTGAAGCAGAAGCTCGCAGAGATGCGCAAATCAGAGAAGCAATTGCTGAGGAACAGCGTATGGCTGCTCGTTTTTTAAATGACACAGAAATTGCTAAGGCACAACGAGATTTTGAACTGAAAAAAGCTGCATATGATGTTGAAGTACAAACAAAG AAAGCTGAAGCTGAAATGGCATTTGAATTGCAAGCAgctaaaacaaaacaaagaattATGGAAGAACAAATGCAAGTGAAAGTAGTAGAACGTGGACAAGAAATAGCAGTACAGGAACAGGAAATGTTGAGACGTGAAAGGGAATTAGATGCTACTGTAAGACGTCCAGCTGATGCTGAAAAATACag ATTGGAAAAAATGGCAGAAGCAAACAAATTGCGTCTTATGATGGAAGCTGAAGCAGAGGCGGAAGCCATTAAAATTCGTGGAGAAGCAGAAGCTTTTGCTATTGAGGCAAAGGCTAAAGCAGAGGCAGAACAAATGGCAAAGAAGGCTGCAGCATGGAATGAATATAAGAGTGCAGCTATGATAGACATGATGTTGGACACACTTCCAAAA GTTGCTGCTGAAGTAGCTGCTCCTCTTTCCCAAACAAAGAAGATAACGATGGTATCTAATGCTAGTGAAACGATTGGTGTAGAAAAATTAacattggaaatatttaacatCATTTCACAACTTCCCACTCTTGTCAAGGATATAACAAGTGTTGATATTACAAAG tcAATACACGCAGCATAA
- the LOC124432221 gene encoding protein singles bar, whose translation MDKNSTGPIIRMSSSGTHGAGGIECCCCRCCTCIHIEFLKTLPGVVKVFETVISGLIQSLLVNYGLRYSTSIGSAFEGSLTTSSACFLISTVLLICYVVSEKSYRLIRSSLFEMMFNALASFLYMSSASYLAFSTKLFLLPEYYLKPGFDVYPAMTAAYIMSGVVGVLHGFDAYFSFIYYKTGR comes from the exons ATGGATAAAAATTCTACTGGGCCAATAATCAGGATGTCATCATCCGGGACTCATGGAGCCGGAGGTATCGAATGTTGTTGCTGTAGATGTTGTACCTGCATACACATCGAGTTTCTTAAAACTTTGCCGGGAGTCGTAAAAGTCTTCGAAACA GTAATTAGCGGACTCATTCAGAGTTTGTTAGTCAATTACGGTCTAAGGTATAGTACGTCCATTGGATCTGCCTTTGAGGGATCTTTGACGACGTCCTCGGCCTGCTTTTTGATATCCACCGTTTTGTTGATCTGCTATGTAGTCTCAGAAAAATCTTACAGACTTATCCGTTCATCACTTttc GAAATGATGTTCAACGCATTGGCAAGCTTTTTGTACATGAGTTCTGCCTCTTACCTCGCCTtttcaacaaaattatttctcttgcCTGAGTATTATCTAAAGCCAGGATTTGATGTTTATCCTGCTATGACAGCAGCTTAC ATTATGAGCGGAGTCGTTGGAGTATTACACGGATTTGATGCATATTTCtccttcatttattataaaacggGCAGATag